The Amycolatopsis sp. DG1A-15b genome window below encodes:
- a CDS encoding NAD-dependent epimerase/dehydratase family protein: MRIVITGATGNVGTALLDALEPGHDVVGLARRLPDTTAEPYRRAAWRALDVGRPGAEEELAEVFAGADAVVHLAWAISPVRGDPPMSRTNDQGTRHVLAAAAGAGVPHLVVASSVAAYGPAPRWDKVTEDWPCEGIAGSAYSRGKAALEALLDRFEETYPQVRVARIRPCAILHRSAAGEFARWLLGPAVPAHLVGGRRLPVPLWTDLRAQVVHTTDVAEAIRLILDAGFTGAVNLAAPEVLDADALAGVLGGTRVPVPKPVVQLATRAAWLGGVLPVHPGWLELADRAALGDTTLAETALGWQPRYDAAAALADLVAGLRSGAGAASPPLAPPRRDGVLARLRSLTRVGPSHQSQA, encoded by the coding sequence GTGCGCATCGTGATCACCGGGGCGACCGGGAACGTCGGAACGGCCCTGCTGGACGCGCTCGAGCCCGGCCACGACGTGGTCGGGCTCGCGCGACGGCTGCCGGACACCACGGCCGAGCCGTACCGCCGGGCGGCTTGGCGGGCCCTCGACGTCGGCCGCCCCGGCGCGGAGGAGGAGCTGGCGGAGGTGTTCGCGGGCGCGGACGCCGTCGTCCACCTGGCGTGGGCGATCTCGCCGGTGCGCGGCGACCCGCCGATGTCGCGCACCAACGACCAAGGCACCCGGCACGTGCTCGCCGCGGCGGCGGGCGCCGGGGTGCCGCACCTGGTCGTCGCTTCGTCCGTGGCCGCCTACGGGCCGGCGCCCCGCTGGGACAAGGTGACCGAGGACTGGCCGTGCGAGGGCATCGCGGGCAGCGCCTACAGCCGTGGCAAGGCCGCGCTGGAAGCCTTGCTCGACCGGTTCGAAGAGACGTACCCGCAGGTCCGGGTGGCGCGGATCCGGCCGTGCGCGATCCTGCACCGCAGCGCGGCGGGGGAGTTCGCGCGCTGGCTGCTCGGCCCGGCGGTGCCCGCCCACCTCGTCGGCGGGCGGCGGCTGCCGGTTCCGCTGTGGACGGACCTGCGGGCGCAGGTGGTGCACACCACCGACGTCGCCGAGGCGATCCGGCTGATCCTGGACGCCGGCTTCACCGGCGCGGTCAACCTGGCCGCGCCGGAGGTGCTCGACGCCGACGCGCTGGCCGGTGTCCTGGGTGGCACCCGCGTCCCGGTGCCGAAGCCGGTGGTGCAGCTCGCGACCCGGGCGGCGTGGCTGGGCGGGGTGCTGCCGGTGCACCCGGGGTGGCTCGAGCTGGCCGACCGCGCCGCGCTCGGGGACACCACGCTGGCGGAGACCGCCCTGGGCTGGCAACCTCGGTATGACGCCGCGGCCGCGCTCGCCGACCTGGTCGCCGGGCTCCGGTCGGGCGCGGGGGCGGCGAGCCCGCCCCTGGCCCCGCCGCGCCGCGACGGGGTCCTGGCCCGGCTCCGCTCGCTCACCCGGGTCGGGCCGAGCCACCAGTCGCAAGCCTGA
- a CDS encoding NAD(P)/FAD-dependent oxidoreductase has protein sequence MSTEAVDAVVIGAGHNGLVAANLLADAGWSVLVLEATEHAGGAVRTAEVTEPGFRNDLFSAFYPMSAVSPAIRGLRLEEHGLSWRHAPDVLAHVLPDDRCVVLSRDIDRTAASVEEFGDGDGDAWRRLFEQWAEIREPLVETLFASFPPVRPALKLLRRTGTGDALRLARMLTLPVRRFGDELFTGEGAKLLLAGNAAHSDLSVDNAGSAVFGWLMAMIGQGEGFPVPAGGAGELTAALVRRLESRGGTVHCGRPVREVLVAGGRALGVRDAAGAPVRARKAVLADVPAPLLYRELLAPEWLPSRFVEDLERFQWDSATVKVDWALSGPIPWTAEAARGAGTIHLGTDLDGLSAFGGELGRGRMPRRPFLLLGQMTTTDPDRSPPGTESAWAYTHVPRGTCENRAALERRARRMEETVEANAPGFTGLIKARYIQGPVELQDHDPGLVGGAVNGGTSAIHQQLFFRPVPGTGRADTPVDRLYLAGASAHPGGAVHGGPGANAARAAMARAGMLGGGYAAVIRAAHRAIYG, from the coding sequence GTGAGTACGGAAGCCGTCGACGCGGTGGTGATCGGCGCGGGGCACAACGGCCTGGTGGCGGCGAACCTCCTGGCCGACGCGGGCTGGTCGGTGCTGGTCCTGGAGGCGACCGAGCACGCCGGCGGCGCCGTCCGGACCGCCGAAGTCACCGAGCCGGGCTTCCGCAACGACCTCTTCAGCGCCTTCTACCCGATGAGCGCGGTGTCCCCGGCGATCCGGGGCCTGCGGCTCGAGGAGCACGGCCTGAGCTGGCGGCACGCGCCCGACGTGCTGGCGCACGTGCTGCCCGACGACCGGTGCGTGGTGCTTTCCCGGGACATCGACCGCACGGCGGCGTCGGTCGAGGAGTTCGGCGACGGCGACGGCGACGCGTGGCGCCGGTTGTTCGAACAGTGGGCCGAAATCCGCGAGCCGCTGGTGGAGACGTTGTTCGCGTCGTTCCCGCCGGTGCGCCCGGCACTGAAGCTGCTGCGCCGCACCGGAACGGGCGACGCGCTGCGGCTGGCGCGCATGCTGACGCTGCCGGTGCGCCGGTTCGGCGACGAGCTGTTCACCGGGGAAGGCGCGAAGCTGCTGCTGGCGGGAAACGCCGCGCACAGCGACCTTTCGGTGGACAACGCGGGCAGCGCGGTGTTCGGCTGGCTGATGGCGATGATCGGCCAGGGGGAAGGATTCCCGGTGCCGGCGGGCGGGGCGGGCGAGCTGACCGCGGCGCTGGTGCGCCGGCTGGAGTCGCGCGGCGGCACGGTCCACTGTGGACGTCCGGTGCGCGAAGTGCTCGTCGCCGGCGGGCGGGCGCTGGGTGTCCGGGACGCCGCCGGTGCCCCGGTGCGGGCCCGCAAGGCCGTGCTCGCCGACGTTCCCGCGCCGCTGCTGTACCGCGAGCTGCTCGCGCCGGAGTGGCTGCCCTCCCGGTTCGTCGAAGACCTGGAGCGGTTCCAGTGGGACAGCGCGACGGTGAAGGTGGACTGGGCGCTGTCCGGCCCGATCCCGTGGACGGCCGAAGCGGCGCGCGGGGCCGGCACCATCCACCTCGGCACGGACCTGGACGGGTTGTCGGCGTTCGGCGGCGAACTCGGCCGCGGCCGGATGCCGCGCCGCCCGTTCCTGCTGCTGGGCCAGATGACCACGACCGACCCCGACCGGTCGCCGCCGGGAACGGAGTCGGCGTGGGCGTACACGCACGTGCCGCGCGGCACGTGCGAGAACCGGGCCGCGCTCGAACGGCGGGCGCGGCGGATGGAGGAGACGGTCGAGGCCAACGCGCCGGGGTTCACCGGCCTGATCAAGGCGCGGTACATCCAGGGCCCCGTCGAGCTCCAGGACCACGATCCGGGCCTGGTCGGCGGCGCGGTCAACGGCGGCACGTCGGCGATCCACCAGCAGCTGTTCTTCCGCCCGGTGCCGGGCACGGGCCGCGCGGACACACCGGTGGACCGCCTGTACCTGGCGGGAGCATCCGCCCATCCGGGAGGAGCGGTCCACGGCGGCCCGGGAGCGAACGCGGCCCGCGCGGCGATGGCCCGCGCGGGAATGCTGGGCGGCGGATACGCGGCGGTGATCCGGGCGGCCCACCGCGCGATCTACGGCTGA
- a CDS encoding SRPBCC family protein: MPEVSRVIDVPPDAVFAVLADGWLYAGWVVGSSHIRDVDEDWPAVGSRIHHSVGPWPVHIQDVTVVRAVEPGLSLSLEARGWPLGAAAVGLTLVPHGDGQTLVRMTEHIVRGPGKVLPAAVQALIAKPRNTESLARLADLATGKHARARHGHPSP, encoded by the coding sequence GTGCCCGAGGTCAGCCGCGTGATCGACGTACCGCCCGACGCCGTGTTCGCGGTGCTCGCCGACGGCTGGCTCTACGCCGGCTGGGTGGTCGGCAGCTCCCACATCCGCGACGTCGACGAGGACTGGCCCGCGGTGGGCTCCCGGATCCACCACAGCGTGGGCCCGTGGCCGGTGCACATCCAGGACGTGACGGTGGTCCGGGCGGTCGAGCCGGGCCTGTCGCTGTCGTTGGAGGCGCGCGGCTGGCCACTGGGCGCGGCCGCGGTCGGCCTGACGCTGGTCCCCCACGGCGACGGGCAGACGCTGGTCCGGATGACCGAGCACATCGTCCGCGGGCCCGGCAAGGTGCTCCCGGCGGCAGTGCAGGCGCTGATCGCCAAGCCGCGCAACACGGAGTCGCTGGCCCGCCTGGCGGACTTGGCGACGGGCAAGCACGCCCGCGCCCGGCACGGCCACCCGAGCCCCTGA
- a CDS encoding YihY/virulence factor BrkB family protein, whose protein sequence is MPAGTEQEVATVARHGKEPEGPGELSKQSWGAALKRTFKQFNRDNLTDWAAALTYYGVLSLFPGIIVLTAILGLLGPDKIQTVIDNVNQLVPGQGKDIIVGAIKELTGSRSLAGPLAIIGLLGALWSASGYIGAFMRASNAIYGMPEGRPVWKTIPLRVALTVGIVVLLAACALGVVATGSVARRIGDLIGLGSTGVLVWEIAKWPVIALLVSLAFALLYWVGPNVRLPGFKWLTPGGLLAVVLWVAASAGFALYVANFGSYNKTYGSLAGVIAFLVWLWISNLAILLGAELDAELARGRTIEAGRVEDQEEPFLPPRDTKAMDDDEAAAVAESERK, encoded by the coding sequence ATGCCCGCCGGGACGGAGCAGGAGGTGGCGACGGTGGCCAGACACGGTAAAGAACCCGAAGGACCGGGAGAGCTGTCGAAACAGTCGTGGGGTGCGGCGCTCAAACGGACCTTCAAGCAGTTCAACCGGGACAACCTGACCGACTGGGCCGCGGCGCTCACCTACTACGGTGTGCTTTCGCTGTTCCCGGGCATCATCGTGCTCACCGCGATCCTCGGTCTGCTCGGCCCGGACAAGATCCAGACGGTGATCGACAACGTCAACCAGCTCGTGCCGGGCCAGGGCAAGGACATCATCGTCGGTGCGATCAAGGAGCTGACGGGCTCGCGGAGCCTGGCCGGCCCGCTGGCGATCATCGGCCTGCTGGGCGCGCTGTGGTCGGCGTCGGGCTACATCGGCGCGTTCATGCGGGCGTCGAACGCGATCTACGGCATGCCGGAGGGGCGGCCGGTGTGGAAGACGATCCCGCTGCGGGTCGCGTTGACGGTCGGCATCGTGGTGCTGCTGGCGGCGTGCGCGCTCGGCGTGGTGGCGACCGGTTCGGTGGCCCGCCGGATCGGCGACCTGATCGGCCTCGGTTCGACGGGCGTGCTGGTGTGGGAGATCGCGAAGTGGCCGGTGATCGCGCTGCTCGTCAGCCTGGCGTTCGCGTTGCTGTACTGGGTGGGCCCGAACGTGCGGCTGCCGGGGTTCAAGTGGCTGACGCCGGGCGGGCTGCTGGCCGTGGTGCTGTGGGTGGCGGCGTCGGCCGGTTTCGCGCTGTACGTCGCGAATTTCGGTTCCTACAACAAGACCTACGGTTCGCTGGCCGGGGTGATCGCGTTCCTTGTATGGTTGTGGATCTCCAACCTCGCGATCCTGCTGGGGGCCGAGCTGGACGCGGAGCTGGCCCGCGGCCGCACCATCGAGGCGGGCCGCGTGGAGGACCAGGAGGAGCCGTTCCTGCCGCCGCGGGACACGAAGGCGATGGACGACGACGAAGCCGCGGCGGTGGCGGAGTCCGAACGGAAGTGA
- a CDS encoding VOC family protein: protein MACRITELVLDCHDPDRLAEFWCAVLGYEVIGHEPDGLALGPPGARFGEGPPTLILARTEDPRRGKLPLHLDVSPAGVDQETELARLTALGARPADVGQSGEESWVVLQDPEGNEFCLLRTDVGKA from the coding sequence ATGGCCTGCCGGATCACCGAACTGGTGCTGGACTGCCACGATCCCGACCGCCTGGCGGAGTTCTGGTGCGCGGTCCTCGGCTACGAGGTGATCGGCCACGAGCCGGACGGCCTGGCCCTGGGCCCGCCGGGCGCCCGGTTCGGCGAAGGCCCGCCGACCCTGATCCTGGCCCGGACGGAAGACCCCCGCCGGGGCAAGCTCCCGCTGCACCTCGACGTGAGCCCGGCGGGGGTGGACCAGGAGACGGAGCTGGCACGCTTGACGGCGTTGGGCGCCCGTCCGGCGGACGTGGGCCAGAGCGGGGAGGAGTCGTGGGTGGTGCTGCAGGACCCGGAGGGCAACGAGTTCTGCCTCCTGCGCACGGACGTGGGCAAGGCCTGA
- a CDS encoding DNA topoisomerase IB has protein sequence MGRTRLRRSDLRSPGIKRIRRGRGFSYAMPDGSPVTDDELLARIKDLVIPPAWRNVWICPYPNGHVQAVGTDDAGRRQYLYHDQWRRDRDEEKHDRVLQMARRLPQWRASVADDLAGRGLTRKRVLAAALRMLDRGIFRTGGEEYAEENGTHGVATLLREHAAVRGDECRFCYVAKGGLDREVAICDAELASVLKSLLRSRPDSDRLLVYREGGSWHEVHAADINERFKELAGQDCTAKDMRTWNATVLAAAAFAAADPPTSETARKRAEAKVMKEVSTALGNTPAVCRSSYVDPRLVEAYRAEKTIAPALKRAARLEGDEARAVLEKACARLLNAS, from the coding sequence GTGGGACGCACCAGACTCCGCCGCAGTGACCTGCGCAGCCCGGGCATCAAGCGCATCCGCCGCGGCCGCGGGTTCTCCTACGCCATGCCCGACGGCTCACCGGTCACCGACGACGAGCTGCTGGCCCGGATCAAGGACCTCGTCATCCCGCCGGCCTGGCGGAACGTGTGGATCTGCCCCTACCCGAACGGGCACGTCCAGGCGGTCGGCACCGACGACGCCGGGCGGCGCCAGTACCTCTACCACGACCAGTGGCGGCGCGACCGCGACGAGGAGAAGCACGACCGCGTGCTGCAGATGGCCCGCCGGCTGCCGCAGTGGCGCGCTTCGGTGGCGGACGACCTCGCCGGGCGTGGCTTGACCCGGAAGCGGGTGCTCGCCGCTGCCCTGCGCATGCTCGACCGGGGGATCTTCCGCACCGGCGGCGAGGAGTACGCGGAGGAGAACGGCACCCACGGCGTCGCGACGCTGCTGCGCGAGCACGCGGCGGTCCGCGGTGACGAGTGCCGGTTCTGCTACGTCGCCAAGGGCGGCCTGGACCGCGAGGTGGCCATCTGCGACGCGGAGCTGGCCTCGGTGCTGAAGTCGCTGCTGCGCAGCCGGCCGGACAGCGACCGGCTGCTGGTCTACCGCGAGGGCGGCAGCTGGCACGAGGTGCACGCCGCGGACATCAACGAACGGTTCAAGGAGCTGGCGGGCCAAGACTGCACGGCGAAGGACATGCGGACGTGGAACGCGACGGTGCTGGCGGCAGCGGCGTTCGCCGCGGCGGACCCCCCGACGTCCGAGACGGCCCGCAAGCGCGCCGAGGCGAAGGTGATGAAAGAGGTCTCGACGGCGCTCGGGAACACCCCCGCGGTCTGCCGCTCGTCCTATGTGGACCCCCGGTTGGTGGAGGCGTACCGCGCGGAGAAGACGATCGCCCCGGCGCTCAAGCGCGCGGCCCGCCTCGAGGGCGACGAGGCGCGGGCGGTGCTGGAGAAGGCGTGCGCGCGGCTGCTGAACGCGTCGTGA
- a CDS encoding SDR family NAD(P)-dependent oxidoreductase: MTTATRPLAVVTGASSGIGLELAKQFARHDFDLVLAAEDAELAAAADEVRACGARVDAVRTDLAAPDGVEELVRHLADRPVEALAVNAGVGVNGEFAGETRLEDQLTVVDLNVRSAVHLAKRVVPGMVGRGHGRVLFTSSIAGTSPAPYQAVYAASKAFLTSFSEGLRAEVKDKGVTVTAMLPGPVDTEFFERADMTDTKIAAGDKDSPAEIAEAGYEALMAGKDKIVPGAVKNKLQAAGSRLLPDEAKAKQQGKMMKPGSADE, translated from the coding sequence ATGACCACCGCAACCAGGCCACTGGCCGTCGTCACCGGCGCGTCGAGCGGAATCGGGCTGGAGCTGGCGAAACAGTTCGCCCGGCACGACTTCGACCTCGTGCTGGCGGCCGAGGACGCCGAGCTCGCCGCGGCCGCCGACGAGGTCCGCGCGTGCGGCGCGCGGGTCGACGCGGTCCGCACCGACCTCGCCGCCCCGGACGGGGTCGAAGAACTCGTCCGCCACCTCGCGGACCGCCCGGTGGAGGCACTGGCCGTCAACGCCGGCGTCGGCGTCAACGGCGAGTTCGCGGGGGAGACCCGGCTGGAGGACCAGCTGACGGTCGTCGACCTGAACGTCCGCTCGGCCGTGCACCTGGCCAAGCGGGTCGTGCCCGGCATGGTCGGCCGCGGCCACGGCCGGGTGCTGTTCACCTCGTCGATCGCCGGCACGTCGCCCGCGCCCTACCAGGCCGTCTACGCCGCCTCGAAGGCGTTCTTGACGTCGTTCTCCGAAGGCCTGCGCGCCGAGGTGAAGGACAAGGGCGTCACCGTCACCGCGATGCTGCCCGGCCCGGTCGACACCGAGTTCTTCGAGCGCGCCGACATGACGGACACCAAGATCGCCGCCGGGGACAAGGATTCCCCGGCCGAGATCGCCGAGGCCGGCTACGAAGCCTTGATGGCCGGGAAGGACAAGATCGTGCCCGGCGCGGTGAAGAACAAGCTCCAGGCGGCCGGCTCCCGCCTCCTGCCGGACGAGGCCAAGGCAAAACAGCAGGGCAAGATGATGAAGCCCGGATCGGCGGACGAATGA
- a CDS encoding DUF1360 domain-containing protein — protein sequence MSVLEDVTEKAKQVQRDYAGEADRPLVGYVGAMGAYAAFVGGLTVLGRLLGAGLPRRFGLGDTALLGTATFKASRMLAKAAVTSPLRAPFTRYEEPAGATELNESVPGQSHVEHAAGELLSCPFCLDVWIGTGLAAGLVIAPRGTRLAATVLTAVGVADALHLLYDAGKKLASG from the coding sequence ATGAGCGTGCTCGAGGACGTCACCGAGAAGGCGAAGCAAGTGCAGCGCGACTACGCCGGGGAGGCCGACCGGCCGCTGGTCGGTTACGTCGGCGCGATGGGGGCCTACGCGGCCTTCGTCGGCGGGCTGACCGTGCTGGGGCGCCTCCTCGGAGCCGGGCTGCCCCGCCGGTTCGGCCTCGGCGACACGGCGCTGCTCGGCACCGCGACGTTCAAGGCCAGCCGCATGCTCGCGAAGGCGGCGGTCACGAGCCCGCTGCGAGCCCCGTTCACCCGCTACGAGGAGCCGGCGGGCGCCACCGAGCTGAACGAGTCCGTGCCCGGCCAGAGCCACGTCGAGCACGCCGCGGGTGAGCTGCTGTCGTGTCCGTTCTGCCTGGACGTCTGGATCGGCACCGGGCTGGCCGCGGGCCTGGTGATCGCGCCGCGCGGGACCCGCCTGGCGGCGACGGTGCTGACGGCCGTGGGCGTGGCCGACGCCCTGCACCTGCTGTACGACGCGGGCAAGAAACTGGCGTCCGGTTAG
- a CDS encoding FAD-dependent oxidoreductase, whose translation MTALPEPLSLWVETAPSPDRTGVPVPESADVAVLGAGIAGLTTALLLARAGRSVVVLEAERVAAGVSGHTTAKVSAQHGAKYADLASRHGTGAAKAYAGTQTAALEWIAATSAELAIDCGFTRADSYVYTTRDSTVDSLRREADAAAAAGLPASFTEEVALDVPALGAVRTTGQAHFHPRRWLLGLAAEIERAGGTIVEHARATALNGQTVRTSRGDVVAGEVVVATHYPVLDRGLYFARLDPVRDLVVAGPAAGGTAPEGMFLDADTHHSVRGYTEQGTPMVIAGGEHYRVGAHVNVERRYRRLAEWADAHAGLHRVTHRWSAHDMSTPDLLPYVGRYLPGTKNLWVATGFGQWGMTGGTAAGHVLAARILGEPHPAADLFDPNRFDARSVLEVAQDNLTVAKYLVGDHVAALWRSEKLDDLQPGEAEVVRVGGELVAAHRDDAGKLHTVGAHCTHLGCLVSFNDAEKTWDCPCHGSRFGVDGEVVQGPAVRPLRRGPE comes from the coding sequence ATGACAGCCCTGCCCGAACCGCTTTCGCTGTGGGTGGAAACCGCCCCTTCCCCGGACCGCACCGGCGTGCCGGTGCCGGAGTCCGCCGATGTCGCGGTGCTCGGCGCGGGCATCGCCGGGCTCACCACCGCGCTGCTGCTCGCGCGCGCCGGCCGGTCGGTCGTCGTGCTGGAGGCCGAGCGGGTCGCGGCCGGGGTGTCCGGCCACACGACCGCGAAGGTCAGCGCCCAGCACGGGGCCAAGTACGCGGACTTGGCGTCCCGCCACGGCACCGGCGCCGCGAAGGCCTACGCCGGAACCCAGACGGCGGCGCTCGAATGGATCGCGGCCACCTCGGCCGAACTGGCGATCGACTGCGGTTTCACCCGCGCGGACAGCTACGTCTACACGACCCGGGACAGCACCGTGGACTCCCTCAGGCGGGAGGCGGACGCGGCCGCCGCGGCGGGCCTGCCGGCGTCGTTCACCGAAGAAGTCGCGCTCGACGTGCCCGCGCTCGGGGCCGTGCGGACCACCGGGCAGGCGCACTTCCACCCGCGCCGGTGGCTGCTCGGCCTGGCCGCCGAGATCGAGCGGGCGGGCGGCACCATCGTCGAACACGCCCGGGCGACCGCGCTCAACGGGCAGACCGTCCGCACTTCGCGCGGCGACGTCGTGGCGGGCGAAGTCGTCGTCGCGACCCACTACCCCGTGCTCGACCGCGGCCTGTACTTCGCCCGGCTCGACCCGGTGCGCGACCTCGTCGTCGCGGGCCCGGCGGCGGGCGGCACCGCACCGGAGGGCATGTTCCTCGACGCCGACACGCACCACTCCGTGCGCGGGTACACCGAACAGGGCACGCCGATGGTGATCGCCGGCGGCGAGCACTACCGGGTGGGCGCGCACGTCAACGTCGAACGCCGGTACCGGCGGCTCGCGGAGTGGGCCGACGCGCACGCGGGCCTGCACCGGGTGACCCACCGCTGGTCGGCCCACGACATGTCGACGCCCGACCTGCTGCCCTACGTCGGCCGCTACCTGCCCGGGACGAAGAACCTGTGGGTGGCCACCGGGTTCGGCCAGTGGGGCATGACCGGCGGTACCGCCGCGGGCCACGTGCTGGCGGCGCGGATCCTCGGCGAGCCGCACCCGGCCGCGGACCTGTTCGACCCCAACCGCTTCGACGCCCGTTCCGTGCTCGAGGTGGCCCAGGACAACCTCACCGTCGCGAAGTACCTCGTCGGCGACCACGTCGCCGCGCTGTGGCGGTCCGAGAAGCTCGACGACCTGCAGCCCGGGGAGGCCGAGGTCGTCCGCGTGGGCGGCGAGCTCGTCGCGGCCCACCGCGACGACGCCGGTAAGCTGCACACGGTCGGCGCGCACTGCACCCACCTGGGCTGCCTGGTTTCGTTCAACGACGCCGAGAAGACCTGGGACTGCCCCTGCCACGGCTCGCGGTTCGGCGTCGACGGCGAAGTGGTGCAGGGCCCGGCGGTCCGCCCGCTGCGCCGCGGCCCGGAATGA
- a CDS encoding ATP-grasp domain-containing protein, with protein MSTDIFVIGLDEENQRVLERLPWASGYRFHGLLTPEELQHGEIDFEALLKTAQHELDAFDGDVGAIVSYWDFPAASLVPILCARYGLPSVSLEAVLKCEHKYWSRLEQRKVIDELPSFGIVDLDDRKPAPPEGVGYPMWLKPVKSFSSELAFKAENDAEFSDAVAEIRAGVGRVGEPFGSVLEQVELPPEIARVGGAACLAEEALHGVQAAVEGYVYQGEVTVYGALDSINYPDSSSFLRHQYPSQLGEEPVQRMRDVAERVMKQIGFDNGTFSIEFFCDPESGQVALLEINPRHSQSHAELFEFVDGVANHEIMVRLGLGQDPGRRPTKGTYQIAAKWYLRRFEDGVVTRVPTPEEIAAVQDRIDGTQITIVPEAGQRLSDLPEQDSYSFELAHLFVAAHTEHEMVQKYQACVDALPFEFAEA; from the coding sequence ATGAGTACCGACATCTTCGTGATCGGCCTGGACGAGGAGAACCAGCGGGTGCTGGAGCGCCTGCCGTGGGCTTCCGGCTACCGGTTCCACGGCCTGCTGACCCCCGAAGAGCTGCAACACGGCGAAATCGACTTCGAAGCGCTCTTGAAGACGGCGCAGCACGAGCTCGACGCGTTCGACGGCGACGTCGGCGCGATCGTCAGTTACTGGGACTTCCCGGCCGCGTCGCTGGTTCCCATCCTGTGCGCCCGGTACGGCCTGCCCAGCGTGTCGCTGGAGGCCGTGCTGAAGTGCGAACACAAGTACTGGAGCCGGCTCGAGCAGAGAAAGGTCATCGACGAGCTGCCGAGCTTCGGCATCGTCGACCTCGACGACCGGAAACCCGCCCCGCCGGAGGGCGTCGGCTACCCGATGTGGCTCAAGCCGGTGAAGTCGTTCTCCTCCGAGCTCGCCTTCAAGGCGGAGAACGACGCCGAATTCTCCGACGCCGTGGCCGAGATCCGCGCCGGTGTCGGCCGGGTGGGGGAGCCGTTCGGCTCCGTGCTCGAGCAGGTCGAGCTCCCGCCGGAGATCGCCAGGGTCGGGGGCGCCGCGTGCCTGGCCGAAGAAGCGCTGCACGGCGTCCAGGCGGCTGTCGAAGGGTACGTCTACCAGGGCGAGGTCACCGTCTACGGCGCGCTCGACTCCATCAACTACCCGGACAGCTCGTCCTTCCTGCGCCACCAGTACCCGTCGCAGCTGGGGGAGGAGCCCGTGCAGCGGATGCGCGACGTCGCCGAGCGGGTGATGAAGCAGATCGGCTTCGACAACGGGACCTTCAGCATCGAGTTCTTCTGCGACCCCGAGTCCGGTCAGGTCGCCCTGCTGGAGATCAACCCCCGGCACTCGCAGTCGCACGCGGAGCTGTTCGAGTTCGTCGACGGCGTCGCCAACCACGAGATCATGGTGCGGCTCGGCCTGGGCCAGGACCCCGGCCGCCGCCCCACCAAGGGCACTTACCAGATCGCCGCCAAGTGGTACCTGCGCCGGTTCGAGGACGGCGTGGTGACGCGGGTGCCGACGCCCGAGGAGATCGCCGCGGTGCAGGACCGCATCGACGGCACCCAGATCACGATCGTGCCGGAGGCGGGGCAGCGGCTGTCGGACCTGCCCGAGCAGGACAGCTACAGCTTCGAGCTGGCGCACCTGTTCGTCGCGGCGCACACCGAACACGAAATGGTGCAGAAGTACCAGGCGTGCGTGGACGCACTGCCGTTCGAGTTCGCCGAAGCCTGA
- a CDS encoding methyltransferase, giving the protein MTTSAEPVRPGPLAARSVVHQPVPPAPRMLRLPGVYRPQEDTALLASAIAELAIPAGARALDLCTGTGAQAITLARRGAGTVLAVDLSRRALASARLNALVRQLAVRPCRGGLTRALREGPFDVVVANPPYVPSPAPAVRSTRGWDAGPDGRALLDPLCAAAGTLLRPGGTMLLVHSTLSDVDKSREMLAAGGLRASVVRRARIPFGPVLSGRTEFLEAAGLIEPGQRMEELVVLRADR; this is encoded by the coding sequence ATGACCACGTCGGCGGAACCCGTCCGCCCGGGCCCCTTGGCCGCCCGGTCCGTCGTCCACCAGCCCGTGCCGCCCGCCCCGCGGATGCTGCGGCTGCCCGGCGTCTACCGCCCGCAGGAAGACACCGCCCTGCTCGCGTCGGCGATCGCCGAACTGGCGATCCCGGCCGGCGCGCGTGCCCTCGACCTGTGCACCGGCACCGGCGCGCAGGCGATCACGCTGGCCCGGCGCGGTGCGGGAACCGTGCTGGCGGTGGACCTTTCGCGCCGGGCGCTGGCCTCGGCGCGGCTCAACGCGCTGGTCCGGCAGCTCGCCGTGCGCCCGTGCCGGGGAGGCCTCACCAGAGCACTGCGCGAGGGCCCGTTCGACGTCGTCGTCGCCAACCCGCCGTACGTGCCGTCCCCGGCGCCGGCGGTCCGGTCCACCCGGGGCTGGGACGCCGGCCCGGACGGCCGCGCGCTGCTGGACCCGCTGTGCGCTGCTGCGGGCACGCTGCTGCGCCCGGGCGGGACCATGCTGCTCGTCCACTCGACACTGTCCGATGTGGACAAATCGCGGGAGATGCTGGCCGCGGGGGGATTGCGGGCGTCGGTGGTGCGGCGCGCCCGGATCCCGTTCGGTCCGGTCCTGTCCGGACGGACGGAGTTCCTCGAGGCGGCCGGGCTGATCGAGCCGGGCCAGCGGATGGAAGAGCTGGTGGTGCTGCGTGCCGACCGCTGA
- a CDS encoding CDGSH iron-sulfur domain-containing protein, with protein MPTAERGPRRVTVVPGGPVLVEGPVELSTPEGELVRSDRFLVAVCACRRSKRFPFCDTSHRKRVRTHTDDD; from the coding sequence GTGCCGACCGCTGAGCGGGGTCCCCGCCGGGTGACCGTCGTCCCGGGCGGCCCGGTGCTGGTGGAGGGACCGGTCGAGCTGAGCACCCCCGAGGGCGAGCTCGTGCGGTCCGACCGGTTCCTGGTCGCGGTGTGCGCGTGCCGCCGCAGCAAGCGGTTCCCGTTCTGCGACACCAGTCATCGCAAACGCGTCCGGACCCATACCGACGACGACTGA